One genomic segment of Hippoglossus hippoglossus isolate fHipHip1 chromosome 22, fHipHip1.pri, whole genome shotgun sequence includes these proteins:
- the ldah gene encoding lipid droplet-associated hydrolase gives MENMVTDSRDQPQTEFIYCCGANTEVLKFGSRQLHSGHKLLFLVIPGNPGIVGYYRTFMLTLHSMFGYHHPVWAVSHAGHCVPPDSMDMVEDASLAAEQDVFGLNGQIEHKLAFLRKHVPRETSLVLVGHSIGCYIILEMMKRDPELKILKAVMLFPTIERMVQTPQGKVMTPVLCHMRYVAYLPVFLLSLLPDRLKGSLIKLVFGGIRSLDLSVIRPTVGLLSGDCTANAMYMGGQEMKKVLERDNITIKKNLEKLIFYYGTTDHWCPVQYYLDIKQDFPHGDIRLCEKGFRHAFVLDAGRDVAKMVAEWIRGDLRT, from the exons TGGCTCCCGTCAGTTACATTCAGGACACAAACTCCTATTTCTTGTCATTCCAG GAAATCCTGGCATCGTGGGCTACTACAGAACCTTCATGCTAACACTTCATAGCATGTTTGGGTACCACCACCCAGTGTGGGCTGTAAGCCATGCAGGTCACTGTGTACCTCCAGACTCCATGGACATGGTAGAAG ATGCTTCCTTGGCAGCAGAGCAGGATGTGTTTGGTCTGAATGGACAGATTGAACACAAGCTGGCCTTCCTCAGGAAACATGTTCCTAGAGAGACCAGCCTGGTCCTAGTTGGGCACTCCATCGGCTGCTACATTATTCTAGAAATGATGAAGAGAGACCCTGAACTCAAG ATTCTGAAGGCTGTCATGCTGTTTCCAACCATTGAGCGGATGGTTCAGACCCCTCAGGGGAAGGTCATGACCCCTGTACTGTGTCACATGCGTTATGTGGCCTACCTGCCAgtcttcctgctctctctgctgcctgacAGACTGAAAGGCAGCCTGATCAAACTGGTGTTTGGTGGCATTCGCTCTCTGGACCTCAGTGTAATCCGACCGACTGTAGGTCTACTCAGTGGTGACTGTACAG CCAATGCTATGTACATGGGTGGTCAGGAAATGAAGAAAGTTCTGGAAAGAGACAACATAACCATCAAGAAAAATCTTGAAAAG CTTATATTTTATTATGGAACCACAGACCACTGGTGCCCTGTGCAGTATTATCTCGACATCAAGCAGGACTTCCCACATGGAGATATCAGACTGTGTGAAAAAGGGTTCCGCCATGCCTTCGTCCTGGATGCAGGAAGAGACGTCGCCAAAATGGTGGCAGAATGGATCCGTGGAGATTTAAGGACATGA